A DNA window from Pogona vitticeps strain Pit_001003342236 chromosome 2, PviZW2.1, whole genome shotgun sequence contains the following coding sequences:
- the SKP1 gene encoding S-phase kinase-associated protein 1 produces the protein MPSIKLQSSDGEIFEVDVEIAKQSVTIKTMLEDLGMDDEGDDDPVPLPNVNAAILKKVIQWCTHHKDDPPPPEDDENKEKRTDDIPVWDQEFLKVDQGTLFELILAANYLDIKGLLDVTCKTVANMIKGKTPEEIRKTFNIKNDFTEEEEAQVRKENQWCEEK, from the exons ATGCCTTCAATTAAATTGCAGAGTTCTGATGGTGAAATATTTGAGGTTGATGTTGAAATTGCAAAGCAGTCTGTAACAATCAAGACTATGTTGGAAG ATTTGGGGATGGATGATGAAGGGGATGATGATCCTGTTCCCCTTCCAAATGTTAATGCAGCTATATTAAAAAAG GTGATCCAGTGGTGCACTCATCATAAAGATGACCCACCTCCCCCTGAGGATGATGAGAACAAAGAGAAACGAACAGATGACATCCCTGTGTGGGACCAAGAATTTCTCAAAGTAGACCAAGGGACTCTTTTTGAACTAATCTTG GCTGCAAACTACTTAGACATCAAAGGCTTACTTGATGTGACATGCAAGACTGTTGCAAATATGATTAAAGGGAAGACACCAGAAGAAATCCGCAAGACCTTTAATATCAAGAATGACtttactgaagaagaagaagcccag